The window ATCGTGTTCGTGCACGGCGTGACCTTCACGCGGGCGACGTGGGCGCCCCAGCGCGAGGCGCTGTCCGACGAGTTCCGGGTCGTGGTGCCGGACCTGCCCGGCCACGGCGCGCGCTCGGAGACGGACTTCCGGATGGAGGCGGCGCTGGACCGCCTGACGGACGTGATCGACGAGGTCGCGGGCGGGTCGGCGACGCTGGCCGGCCTGTCGCTGGGCGGGTACGTCGCGACGGAGTTCGCCCGGCGCAACCCCGACATGGTCGACGCGCTGGTGATCTCCGGCAGCAGCGCCAACCCCGTCGGCTCCCTGGAGACGCTCACCCGCGTCGTCTCGAAGCTCTCGAACGCCGCGACGAAGAGCCGGCTGGTCCGGCGCGGCGCCGACGCCCTCGCCCGCCGGTGGATCGACCGTCGAGACCTCCCGCGGGACGTGAAACGGGAGATCAAGGACGCGGGGTTCTACCCCGGGCAGTTCGGCGAGGCGGGCCTGGAGCTGGCCGGCCGGGACTTCCGGACCGCGTTCGCGGCCTACCCCGGCCCGGCGCTGATCTGCAACGGCCGCTGGGACCTGCTCAACCGGCTCGGCGAGCGGGCCCACGCCTCGGCCGCCGGGGACGCCGACGTCGAGGCGTTCGCCGGCGCGGGCCACGTCTGTACCCTCGAGCGGCCCGAGGAGTACATAGCGACCATCCGCCGCGTCGTCCGGACGCGGGCGCGGCGGTAGTCGCCCGTTCTCAGGCCGCCGACGCCGTCAGACCGCCCGCATCGCCGTCCCGACGAGCGCGACGGCGAGCCCGCCGGCCGCGAGGACGGCCAGCCCGGGGGTGAAGGAGCCCGTGAGGTCGCGGAGCGTGCCGACGGCGACCGGGCCCAGGAAGCCGCCGACCTCGCCCACGGCGAACACGAAGCCGACCGCCGTCCCGGTGAGCCGCGGCCCGACGCCCTCGAGGTCCGGCGGGATGGCCCGCACCAGCGGCGAGACGCCGCCGACGCCGAAGCCCGTCGCGAGGACGCCGGCCAGCGCCAGCGGCCCGGTCGCGCCCGCGAGGACGGCCAGCACGCCCGTTGCGGCCGCGCCCCCGCAGCCGACGATCGCCGCGCGCCGCCGTCCGTACCGGTCGGCGACGGCCGGGACGGCGAGCACCCCGACGACGTTGGCGACGACCAGCAGGCTCGTCGCCCGGCCGGCCAGCGCCGGCGAGAGCCCGCGCAACTCCAGGACCGTCGGGAGCCACCCCTGCATCCCGTGGATCACGAGCAGGTTCATCGTGCCGACGACGACCACGAGCCGCAGCTCCCGGTGGCCCAGCACCGCGCGCAGGTCCCGGGCGAGCGACTCGCGCGAGAACCCGGTGGCCGCGCCGGCCGATCCGCCGGCGTCGACGGGCGCCAGCCGCGCGACGGCGAGCCAGACGCCGGCGTAGCCGACCGAGGCGAGCCCGCTGTAGAGGAAGAGGGGCCGCCAGCCGCCCAGCGCCGGTCCGAGGACGGACCGGCCGACCGCGAACGCCGTCGCCGTCCCCGCCGAGGCGCCGACGAGGTAGATCGAGGACGGAAAGCCCGTCCTGTCCGGCGGGAACAGCCGCGAGACCAGCTTCGGCAGGCCGAAGGTGATCGCCGTCGCGCCGACGCCCAGCAGGACCGTCGCCGCCAGCAGCGACGGGAACCCCGGCGCGGCGCTGCGGACCGCCTGCGCGGTCCCGAAGACGACCAGCCCGGCCGCGATGCTCCGGA of the Halomicrobium salinisoli genome contains:
- a CDS encoding alpha/beta fold hydrolase, producing MSQTAAGAELRGVDVAGPPDGEPIVFVHGVTFTRATWAPQREALSDEFRVVVPDLPGHGARSETDFRMEAALDRLTDVIDEVAGGSATLAGLSLGGYVATEFARRNPDMVDALVISGSSANPVGSLETLTRVVSKLSNAATKSRLVRRGADALARRWIDRRDLPRDVKREIKDAGFYPGQFGEAGLELAGRDFRTAFAAYPGPALICNGRWDLLNRLGERAHASAAGDADVEAFAGAGHVCTLERPEEYIATIRRVVRTRARR
- a CDS encoding CynX/NimT family MFS transporter, which encodes MSDEDGDRDRRDDERRAAGEDETPDAAPTAWSYGLVVAGALSYGCLLFVWFSLPAYLSTVVDQVGLSGTEAGVLTGAVPLTYVPLALFSGLAVDRIGPVRSIAAGLVVFGTAQAVRSAAPGFPSLLAATVLLGVGATAITFGLPKLVSRLFPPDRTGFPSSIYLVGASAGTATAFAVGRSVLGPALGGWRPLFLYSGLASVGYAGVWLAVARLAPVDAGGSAGAATGFSRESLARDLRAVLGHRELRLVVVVGTMNLLVIHGMQGWLPTVLELRGLSPALAGRATSLLVVANVVGVLAVPAVADRYGRRRAAIVGCGGAAATGVLAVLAGATGPLALAGVLATGFGVGGVSPLVRAIPPDLEGVGPRLTGTAVGFVFAVGEVGGFLGPVAVGTLRDLTGSFTPGLAVLAAGGLAVALVGTAMRAV